The genome window TGGCCTCGTCAATGGTTGATCCATAGGTATGACAGCCTTTTAATACAGGACAGCTTACTATATAGCAGCCGTCTTCATCAATTTCAATAAGTATGGGAAGATGTATGTTTTTCATTTTTCCTAACCTCCAATAGTATGTTTAAAACAGTATATTCTTTTTGTAAGTAAATAGTCAAGGGAATATGCCATCGACAGCCTCAAGATATTCCTGGA of Candidatus Latescibacter sp. contains these proteins:
- a CDS encoding type II toxin-antitoxin system HicB family antitoxin encodes the protein MKNIHLPILIEIDEDGCYIVSCPVLKGCHTYGSTIDEAMANIKEAIDLCLVET